From Leptotrichia wadei, one genomic window encodes:
- a CDS encoding biotin--[acetyl-CoA-carboxylase] ligase, whose protein sequence is MKIYSYETLDSTNEFMKNNVSKFEEYDVVTAENQTLGKARRGNTWVSQKGMALFTFLVKKDENSGIDDSEYLKLPLITGLSVIKGLRKIENLDYMFKWTNDVYLYGKKITGILVERVENNFFVGIGININNSLPAELSETAASISEITGKHYDIKEIITSIIEEFKILFETFLNGKWEEILLEINELSYLKEKKVHLKINRAYFSGIVKNINHNGELEILIDDKIHTFSVGEVFEEKMRVIR, encoded by the coding sequence ATGAAAATATACAGTTATGAAACTCTTGATTCAACTAATGAATTTATGAAAAATAATGTTTCAAAATTTGAAGAATATGATGTAGTTACAGCTGAAAATCAGACTCTCGGTAAGGCAAGACGGGGAAATACATGGGTTTCACAAAAGGGAATGGCTCTTTTTACGTTTCTCGTGAAAAAAGATGAAAATAGCGGCATTGACGATTCTGAATATTTAAAATTGCCTTTAATTACAGGACTTTCCGTCATAAAGGGGCTTAGAAAAATAGAAAATCTTGACTATATGTTTAAATGGACTAATGATGTTTATCTTTATGGAAAAAAAATAACAGGTATTCTCGTGGAAAGAGTTGAAAATAACTTTTTTGTCGGAATTGGAATAAATATAAATAATTCACTGCCTGCCGAACTTTCAGAAACAGCAGCTTCCATTTCTGAAATAACTGGAAAACACTATGATATTAAAGAAATTATTACTTCAATTATTGAAGAGTTTAAAATTCTATTTGAAACATTTCTAAATGGAAAATGGGAGGAAATCCTTCTTGAAATTAATGAACTTAGCTACCTGAAAGAGAAAAAGGTTCATCTCAAAATAAACAGGGCTTATTTTTCAGGAATCGTAAAAAATATAAATCATAATGGAGAACTTGAAATACTCATTGATGACAAAATACATACTTTTTCTGTGGGAGAAGTTTTTGAAGAAAAAATGAGAGTTATCAGATAA
- a CDS encoding AraC family transcriptional regulator, with amino-acid sequence MRMIEGFNKTIDYIESVMKDKIDEKRILELSGYSYAMFRRIFSILTETTLSEYIRARKLTEAAKKIRETDEKIIEIAFEYGYDSPDSFGLAFKNFHGYTPSEVRKGKPFRAVSRVRLMLTVKGGNNMNITIQKKEAFKVAGINAKNIEPSSCPEVWKELFSKYSPEKLENLGNGQSYGICHDMKNTKKINYMACYDVRDIEKAEEMGLEIVEVAAAEYAVVELTGKIPDSIHAGWKYLFEVFFPEQGYRHSGKPDFEVYSEGDMYSETYKMELWVPIVKEL; translated from the coding sequence ATGAGAATGATTGAAGGATTTAATAAAACCATTGATTATATTGAAAGTGTCATGAAAGATAAAATTGATGAAAAGAGGATTTTAGAACTGTCAGGGTACTCATATGCTATGTTCCGCAGGATATTTTCAATTCTGACTGAAACAACTTTATCCGAGTATATAAGGGCAAGGAAGCTGACTGAAGCTGCAAAGAAGATTCGTGAAACAGATGAGAAAATAATAGAAATTGCATTTGAATACGGCTATGATTCACCTGATTCATTTGGACTGGCTTTTAAGAATTTTCATGGGTATACTCCTTCAGAAGTAAGAAAAGGAAAGCCTTTCCGTGCAGTTTCACGAGTAAGGCTCATGTTAACAGTCAAAGGAGGAAATAATATGAATATTACCATTCAGAAAAAGGAAGCATTTAAAGTTGCAGGAATAAATGCTAAGAATATAGAGCCGTCATCCTGTCCGGAAGTTTGGAAGGAGCTGTTTTCAAAATATTCCCCAGAGAAACTGGAAAATCTTGGAAACGGTCAAAGCTATGGAATATGTCATGATATGAAAAATACGAAAAAAATCAACTATATGGCATGTTATGATGTAAGGGATATAGAAAAGGCAGAGGAAATGGGTCTTGAAATTGTGGAAGTGGCTGCGGCTGAATATGCAGTTGTGGAACTTACAGGAAAAATACCTGATTCAATTCATGCGGGCTGGAAGTATCTTTTTGAAGTGTTTTTTCCTGAACAGGGATACAGGCATTCAGGAAAACCTGATTTTGAAGTCTACTCAGAAGGGGATATGTACAGTGAAACATATAAAATGGAGCTCTGGGTTCCTATCGTGAAAGAACTATAG
- a CDS encoding DUF2716 domain-containing protein encodes MVILDDEEYDKVWDIVYGRFNFNPSVDKKEIAFEFKEPYMVYDISYHYENLEKIEGFVDWGFKKEIRDKITEIFLKCTKENEELYALDWHHSCFRYNPRIKDEPKIIEVKDERYWGGGYTAYFPTYFPNGDYYFFIDVNFNFGYLGHPWQQKVWIYGKKLIEEFKKADLEGFKLIEEKN; translated from the coding sequence ATGGTAATATTAGATGATGAAGAATATGATAAAGTTTGGGATATAGTTTATGGTAGATTTAATTTTAATCCTAGTGTTGATAAAAAAGAAATAGCATTTGAATTTAAAGAACCATATATGGTTTATGATATTAGTTATCATTATGAAAATCTAGAGAAAATTGAAGGATTTGTAGATTGGGGATTTAAAAAAGAAATTCGTGATAAAATAACGGAAATTTTTTTGAAATGTACTAAGGAAAATGAGGAATTGTATGCATTGGATTGGCATCATTCTTGCTTTAGATATAATCCTCGTATTAAAGATGAGCCTAAAATTATAGAAGTTAAAGATGAACGCTACTGGGGTGGCGGGTATACTGCATATTTTCCAACATATTTTCCAAATGGGGATTATTATTTTTTTATCGATGTTAATTTTAATTTTGGATATTTAGGACATCCTTGGCAACAAAAGGTTTGGATATATGGAAAAAAATTGATTGAAGAATTTAAAAAAGCTGATTTAGAGGGATTTAAGTTAATTGAGGAGAAAAATTAG
- the uvrA gene encoding excinuclease ABC subunit UvrA yields the protein MKDNKIKITGAREHNLQNIDIEIPKNELVVITGVSGSGKSSLAFDTIYSEGQRRYVESLSAYARMFIGQMKKPELDSIEGLSPAISIEQKSVSKNPRSTVGTTTEIYDYMRLLWAHIGEAHCPICHRKVEKQSIQEIVDNLMSSRKEKDKMIILSPVVIDKKGTHKNLFLNLQKRGFQRVRVNGDILDLSDEIVLDKNKRHHIEVVVDRVVFKADNKEFLSRLTEAIETASELSDGKIIVNINGEDNKFSENFSCPDHPDVVFPDVVPRLFSFNAPYGACEVCNGLGSRLEVDENKLIVDENLSINEGGIIFPGATTKKGWNWDLFIAMAKAHKIDLDKKVSKLTRKEKDVIFYGSDKQFNFSWSGDSFSYNGKRGFEGIVHGIERRYKETASESAREEMEAKYMTERTCKTCHGKRLKDVVLAITVNDKSIIDLTEVSVVDALDFYEKIQLTEKQMQIAAEILKEIKERLKFMINVGLDYLSLARMTKTLSGGESQRIRLATQIGSRLTGVIYVLDEPSIGLHQRDNDKLLATLKDLRDIGNSLIVVEHDEDTMREADYLIDIGPGAGINGGKVVAQGTPKQVMRNKKSLTAQYLNGKIKIEVPEKRRKATKEIVLKNAKGNNLKNVTAHIPLEVLTVVTGVSGSGKSTLINQTLFPELHNRLNKGKLYPLENGGIDGLENLEKVIDIDQSPIGRTPRSNTATYTKIFDDIRDLFAQTNDAKVRGYTKGRFSFNVKGGRCEACSGAGINKIEMNFLPDVYVECEVCKGKRYNRETLEVQYKGKSIADVLEMTVEEAYEFFKNIPSLERKLQTLMDVGMNYIQLGQPATTLSGGEAQRIKLATELSKMSRGKTIYILDEPTTGLHFEDIRKLLEVLNRLVDKGNTVLVIEHNLDVIKVADHILDIGPEGGYKGGQIIAEGTPEEIAENEGSWTGKFLKKYLKKDS from the coding sequence ATGAAAGACAACAAAATAAAGATTACTGGAGCTAGAGAGCATAATTTACAAAATATTGATATTGAGATTCCAAAGAATGAACTGGTTGTAATTACTGGGGTTTCTGGGAGTGGGAAGTCTTCACTTGCGTTTGATACGATTTATTCAGAGGGGCAAAGAAGGTATGTAGAAAGCTTGTCGGCTTATGCGAGAATGTTTATTGGGCAGATGAAGAAACCGGAATTAGATAGTATTGAAGGGCTTTCTCCTGCGATTTCGATTGAACAGAAAAGTGTGTCGAAAAATCCTCGTTCGACTGTTGGTACAACTACTGAAATTTATGACTATATGCGGCTTTTGTGGGCACATATTGGGGAAGCGCATTGTCCGATTTGTCATAGAAAAGTGGAAAAACAGTCAATTCAGGAAATTGTCGATAATTTGATGAGTTCTAGAAAAGAAAAGGATAAAATGATAATTTTGTCACCAGTTGTGATTGATAAAAAGGGGACTCATAAAAATTTGTTTTTGAATTTGCAGAAAAGAGGGTTTCAAAGAGTTCGAGTGAATGGCGATATTCTTGACTTGAGTGATGAAATTGTTTTGGATAAGAATAAAAGGCATCATATCGAGGTTGTTGTTGATAGAGTTGTGTTTAAGGCGGATAATAAGGAGTTTTTGAGTCGATTGACAGAAGCAATTGAAACTGCGAGTGAGCTTTCTGATGGGAAAATAATTGTGAATATTAATGGAGAAGATAACAAATTTAGTGAGAATTTTTCTTGTCCAGACCATCCAGATGTTGTGTTTCCAGATGTTGTGCCAAGACTTTTTTCATTTAACGCACCTTATGGGGCTTGTGAAGTTTGTAATGGGCTTGGTTCGAGATTGGAAGTTGATGAGAATAAATTGATTGTTGATGAGAATTTGTCAATTAATGAAGGTGGGATAATTTTTCCAGGAGCGACGACTAAAAAGGGATGGAACTGGGATTTATTCATAGCGATGGCAAAGGCACATAAAATCGACTTGGATAAAAAGGTTTCTAAATTGACTCGAAAAGAAAAAGATGTGATTTTTTATGGAAGTGATAAGCAATTTAACTTTTCTTGGAGCGGAGACAGTTTTAGCTATAATGGAAAACGAGGATTTGAAGGGATTGTGCATGGAATTGAACGAAGATACAAGGAAACTGCTTCTGAATCAGCAAGAGAAGAGATGGAAGCAAAATATATGACAGAGAGAACTTGTAAAACTTGTCACGGGAAAAGGCTTAAAGATGTTGTATTGGCGATAACGGTGAATGATAAGAGTATTATTGACCTGACTGAAGTGAGCGTTGTTGATGCACTTGATTTTTATGAAAAAATTCAGCTTACGGAAAAACAAATGCAGATTGCAGCTGAAATTTTGAAGGAAATAAAAGAACGGCTAAAATTTATGATAAATGTTGGGCTTGATTACTTGAGTCTTGCTAGAATGACGAAAACGCTGTCTGGTGGGGAATCTCAAAGAATTAGACTTGCGACTCAAATTGGAAGTAGGCTTACTGGTGTGATTTATGTGCTTGATGAGCCGAGTATTGGACTTCATCAAAGGGATAATGACAAGTTACTTGCGACTTTGAAGGATTTGCGTGATATTGGGAATAGCTTGATAGTTGTAGAGCATGATGAGGATACGATGAGAGAAGCGGATTATTTAATTGACATAGGTCCAGGTGCTGGAATTAATGGAGGAAAGGTTGTAGCACAAGGAACGCCAAAACAAGTTATGAGAAACAAAAAATCATTGACAGCACAATATTTGAACGGAAAAATTAAAATTGAAGTGCCTGAAAAAAGAAGAAAAGCGACTAAAGAAATTGTTTTGAAAAATGCAAAAGGAAATAATTTGAAAAATGTAACGGCACATATTCCACTTGAAGTTTTGACGGTTGTAACGGGTGTTTCGGGAAGTGGTAAGTCGACATTGATTAATCAGACATTGTTTCCAGAGCTTCACAACAGGCTAAATAAAGGGAAATTATATCCGCTTGAAAATGGTGGAATAGATGGGCTTGAAAACTTGGAAAAAGTGATTGATATTGACCAGTCGCCGATTGGGAGAACACCGAGATCAAATACTGCGACATATACGAAAATTTTTGATGATATTCGTGATTTATTTGCACAGACAAATGATGCGAAAGTGCGTGGATATACGAAAGGAAGATTTTCATTTAATGTAAAAGGTGGACGATGTGAAGCGTGTAGCGGTGCTGGAATTAACAAAATTGAAATGAATTTCTTGCCAGATGTCTATGTGGAATGTGAAGTTTGTAAAGGAAAACGATACAATCGAGAAACATTAGAAGTTCAGTACAAAGGAAAAAGTATCGCAGATGTGCTAGAAATGACAGTTGAAGAAGCATACGAATTTTTCAAAAATATTCCGTCACTTGAGAGAAAACTGCAAACATTGATGGATGTAGGAATGAATTACATTCAATTAGGACAACCTGCGACAACTCTTTCAGGTGGAGAAGCTCAACGTATAAAACTTGCAACTGAATTATCAAAAATGTCAAGAGGAAAAACTATTTACATTTTGGACGAACCTACGACAGGACTTCACTTTGAAGATATCAGAAAATTATTAGAAGTGTTAAACAGATTGGTTGATAAAGGGAATACAGTCTTAGTAATTGAGCATAATTTAGATGTAATTAAAGTTGCGGATCACATTCTTGATATAGGGCCTGAAGGTGGTTATAAAGGTGGACAGATTATTGCAGAAGGGACGCCTGAAGAAATTGCAGAGAATGAAGGGTCTTGGACTGGGAAATTTTTAAAGAAGTATTTGAAAAAAGATTCTTGA
- a CDS encoding DUF1439 domain-containing protein, giving the protein MKKRNLFFKMALVMIITVFGIISCDLLANKTLRVPDSMITKELNKKFPIEKNFLLGKVGLKSPVMSFAGDRLYFTADYDVSLLAGKAKGKVFLNSQVKFDPKTNKVYLVDLDVTKVTDEKGNKIDDSVMAKSLKALISNYLETNEVYTYDDDKKVKVKNMFIKDGKLFVQT; this is encoded by the coding sequence ATGAAAAAAAGAAATTTATTTTTTAAAATGGCATTAGTTATGATTATAACGGTATTCGGAATAATTTCTTGCGATCTTTTGGCAAATAAGACATTAAGAGTGCCAGATTCTATGATTACAAAGGAATTGAACAAGAAATTTCCAATTGAAAAGAATTTTCTGCTGGGGAAAGTTGGACTTAAAAGTCCTGTGATGAGTTTTGCGGGAGATAGACTTTACTTTACAGCTGATTATGATGTTTCACTTTTGGCGGGAAAAGCGAAGGGGAAAGTATTTTTGAATAGTCAAGTGAAATTTGATCCAAAAACAAATAAGGTATATTTAGTGGATTTGGATGTTACTAAAGTTACTGATGAAAAGGGTAATAAAATAGATGATTCGGTTATGGCAAAATCATTAAAAGCGCTTATTTCAAATTATTTGGAAACTAATGAAGTTTATACTTATGATGATGACAAAAAAGTTAAAGTAAAAAATATGTTTATAAAAGATGGAAAACTATTTGTTCAAACTTAA
- a CDS encoding helix-turn-helix domain-containing protein, with amino-acid sequence MKYNLAFKYRIYPNKDQELLINKTFGCVRFVYNTILYTANKFYKETGKNKIITPASLKSENQFLKEVDSLALSNAQLNVRRSFTNFFRKERSFQSSNLKRIIDLFDNLNFLFPQGVLTPCFRIFILLNFRSFRTSLMLKVTRQIV; translated from the coding sequence ATGAAATATAACTTAGCATTCAAATACAGAATTTATCCAAATAAAGATCAAGAACTGTTGATAAATAAGACTTTTGGATGTGTTCGTTTTGTTTACAATACGATTTTGTACACTGCAAATAAATTTTATAAAGAAACTGGGAAAAATAAAATAATTACACCTGCTAGTTTGAAAAGTGAAAACCAATTTTTGAAAGAAGTGGACAGCCTGGCACTTTCAAATGCTCAATTGAATGTAAGACGATCATTTACGAATTTTTTCAGAAAAGAGCGAAGTTTCCAAAGTTCAAATCTAAAAAGAATAATAGACCTGTTCGACAACCTAAATTTTTTATTTCCACAAGGGGTCTTGACCCCTTGTTTCAGAATATTCATTTTATTAAATTTTAGAAGTTTCCGAACAAGTCTAATGTTAAAAGTTACACGACAAATTGTGTGA
- a CDS encoding RNA-guided endonuclease InsQ/TnpB family protein, protein MNNSIRIEENKYLVLPKLKRIKLKYHREIPKDYRIKSVTLINSNGNYYVSILTEFEKEIQKNPSNDKVIGLDFSMSELFISSENQRADYPKYFRMLEEELKKLQKSLSRKVKFSKNWYRQKVKISKLHEFIKNCRRDFLHKLSKKLSEVYNAVVVEDLNMKGMSQALNFGKSVGDNGWGMFLRMLEYKLMFLGKQFLKIDKWFPSSKTCSKCGNVKEELKLSERSYKCECCGIEINRDYNAALNIKNIGKLMLKY, encoded by the coding sequence GTGAACAATTCGATACGAATTGAGGAAAACAAGTATTTGGTTTTGCCAAAATTGAAAAGAATAAAATTAAAATATCATAGAGAAATACCAAAGGATTATAGAATAAAGTCGGTAACACTAATAAATAGTAATGGAAATTATTATGTTTCTATCTTGACAGAATTTGAAAAAGAAATTCAAAAAAACCCAAGTAATGATAAAGTAATTGGACTTGATTTTTCAATGTCTGAACTATTTATCAGTTCTGAAAACCAAAGGGCTGATTATCCAAAATATTTTAGGATGTTGGAAGAAGAATTGAAAAAATTACAGAAATCATTATCGAGAAAAGTGAAATTTTCTAAAAATTGGTATAGACAAAAAGTAAAAATATCGAAATTACATGAGTTTATCAAGAATTGTCGAAGAGATTTTTTACATAAATTATCGAAAAAATTGTCTGAAGTGTATAATGCTGTGGTTGTTGAGGATTTGAATATGAAAGGGATGAGCCAGGCATTAAATTTTGGGAAAAGTGTAGGAGATAATGGATGGGGAATGTTTTTGAGGATGCTTGAGTACAAATTGATGTTTTTAGGAAAACAATTTTTAAAAATAGATAAGTGGTTTCCGTCGTCGAAAACTTGCAGTAAATGTGGAAATGTTAAAGAGGAACTGAAGTTATCAGAAAGAAGCTATAAATGTGAGTGCTGTGGGATTGAGATTAATAGAGATTATAATGCAGCACTGAATATAAAAAACATTGGGAAATTGATGTTGAAATATTAG
- a CDS encoding DEAD/DEAH box helicase codes for MEGIFDRLRKLTALSIVNRGVEYFNKQKVKLMLFMKKDDKIVVESQVDGNYRNAYNVNITYFYEDGKPDNRIIYSCDCPNFKETKKPCKHIIATGMAADAEVKAGNIYFKENREFKREKEDKSSSNRIKIAEDEVYDEILREDEKILGKKEENTYEKIEGKEIKEFREKLEKLKKRIDKTKISYSEKNEYKLALEIEQLSSTVSTLRVKAGEKSLNYIKDLESFVYSVENEQFYEITQKNIYNPDLHYFNEIDKKVIKNLSNYFKKKNEFGMNFNNNNYYYYGKPQGEIMNPMLAEQIFSAIENKKTIRSGSKTIYVTGEYEPIFAFQKDENGNKKIIIRNFTVLSPTSRYFTLKNGVSNIEKFHKMSDAEWEIMNTLTDGTRKGTEYLNEISGKLFDEIKEVLSKYEIPIAKVTENYGTVNIFVEEGNGKNKLQVTISCLEESIRTDDGYFIPKKNKKLQREISEDFQKYADAQIIELEYRMYVGFRAKQLKSDDIVLVIDRNEFLAMADIIDGKYSEKVNINVSDKIKKVRKIGVDVNIRAIGNELFSVNFNIEGIDERDVETVLESVRNEEKFVTLSSGELVKIANRSTEEMVGIVDAMNDLRIGENKISKIKALQLAQVSSSINKELNEIEEFKQLFQKIKKRENKEPSNIKVKLFPYQQIGFNWLKNMYDIGFGGILADDMGLGKTLQAISLISEIQLENEDLLGIIIVPTSLLHNWKEEFYKFSDIKPILVEGNAETRKELIEKTERGILITTYQTFRNDVKNYNDKKFDVAILDEAQNIKNVSSLVKKATSKLKSTVNFALTGTPIENSIMELWSIFDFILPGYLDNITKFRKKYKNSLNNPDSKKIFNLKNIVSPFILRRTKSEVLTELPEKVENNMIVELSKEQKKLYMAYVKRAKKELRGFDKEENNNLKVLAILTKLRQICNSPQLFDENYTGEVAKIELLREMIPDILENGHRMIIFSQFLGTLEEIKEELEEENVEYFYIDGSVKSKERMEISKKFNSGEGQVVLISLKAGGTGLNLTGADVVIHYDPWWNFAVENQASDRAHRIGQKKSVQVIKLITEGTIEEKIIKIQENKRALSENILGKDSGNNKDSKEIFEMDEKELMELLSFEK; via the coding sequence TTGGAAGGAATATTTGACAGATTGAGAAAATTAACTGCTTTGTCTATTGTGAATAGGGGAGTTGAGTATTTTAATAAGCAAAAAGTAAAATTAATGTTGTTTATGAAAAAAGATGATAAAATAGTGGTGGAATCACAAGTTGATGGAAATTATAGAAATGCCTACAATGTTAATATAACTTATTTTTATGAAGATGGAAAGCCAGATAACAGAATTATATATAGTTGTGACTGTCCTAACTTTAAAGAGACAAAAAAGCCTTGCAAACATATTATTGCGACTGGGATGGCTGCGGATGCTGAAGTTAAGGCTGGAAATATTTATTTTAAGGAAAATAGGGAATTTAAAAGAGAAAAAGAAGATAAAAGTAGCAGTAATCGTATAAAAATTGCAGAAGATGAAGTGTATGATGAAATTCTTAGAGAAGATGAAAAAATTTTAGGAAAAAAAGAAGAAAATACTTATGAGAAGATTGAAGGAAAAGAAATTAAAGAGTTTAGGGAAAAACTGGAAAAATTAAAAAAAAGAATTGATAAAACTAAGATTTCATATTCAGAAAAAAACGAGTATAAGCTGGCACTTGAAATAGAGCAATTATCATCTACAGTATCAACGTTGAGAGTAAAGGCGGGAGAAAAAAGTTTAAATTATATAAAGGATTTAGAATCTTTTGTTTATTCAGTAGAAAATGAGCAGTTTTATGAAATTACTCAAAAAAATATTTATAATCCAGATTTGCATTATTTTAATGAAATAGATAAAAAAGTGATAAAAAACCTCAGCAACTATTTTAAGAAAAAAAATGAGTTTGGAATGAACTTTAATAATAATAATTATTATTATTATGGAAAGCCACAAGGTGAAATAATGAATCCAATGCTGGCAGAACAGATATTTTCAGCCATAGAAAATAAAAAGACAATAAGATCTGGCAGCAAGACAATTTATGTGACTGGAGAATACGAGCCAATATTTGCATTTCAAAAAGATGAGAATGGAAATAAAAAAATAATTATAAGAAATTTTACAGTTTTATCACCAACAAGTCGTTATTTTACTTTAAAAAATGGTGTGTCAAATATTGAAAAATTTCATAAAATGAGTGATGCAGAGTGGGAAATAATGAATACTCTTACAGATGGAACTAGAAAAGGGACAGAATATCTGAATGAAATATCAGGAAAGCTGTTTGATGAAATAAAGGAAGTGCTATCAAAATATGAAATTCCAATTGCTAAGGTTACGGAAAATTATGGAACGGTAAATATTTTTGTAGAGGAAGGCAATGGGAAAAATAAACTTCAAGTAACGATTTCCTGCCTTGAGGAAAGTATTAGGACAGATGATGGCTATTTTATTCCTAAAAAAAATAAAAAACTTCAAAGGGAAATTTCTGAAGATTTTCAAAAATATGCTGATGCTCAGATTATTGAGTTAGAGTATAGAATGTATGTTGGATTTAGGGCAAAGCAGTTAAAGTCGGATGACATTGTACTAGTGATTGATAGAAATGAATTTTTAGCAATGGCTGATATTATTGATGGAAAATATTCAGAAAAGGTGAATATTAATGTGAGTGATAAAATAAAAAAAGTTCGTAAAATTGGTGTGGATGTTAATATAAGAGCTATTGGAAATGAACTTTTTAGTGTAAATTTCAATATTGAGGGAATTGATGAAAGAGATGTTGAAACAGTTCTGGAATCGGTAAGAAATGAAGAGAAATTTGTGACATTGTCAAGCGGTGAACTTGTGAAAATTGCCAATAGGAGCACTGAAGAAATGGTTGGAATCGTTGATGCAATGAATGATTTGAGAATTGGTGAAAATAAAATTTCTAAAATAAAGGCATTGCAGCTGGCACAGGTTTCTAGCAGTATTAACAAGGAATTGAATGAAATTGAGGAATTTAAGCAGCTTTTTCAGAAAATAAAAAAACGTGAAAATAAAGAGCCATCAAACATAAAGGTAAAATTATTTCCATATCAGCAAATTGGGTTTAATTGGCTTAAAAATATGTATGATATTGGATTTGGCGGAATTTTGGCGGATGATATGGGACTTGGGAAAACTTTGCAGGCGATTTCACTTATTTCGGAAATTCAGCTGGAAAATGAGGATTTGCTTGGAATAATTATTGTTCCGACTTCGCTTTTACATAACTGGAAGGAGGAGTTTTATAAATTTTCGGATATAAAGCCGATTCTTGTAGAAGGAAATGCTGAAACAAGGAAAGAATTGATTGAAAAAACAGAAAGAGGGATTTTGATAACGACTTATCAAACTTTTAGAAATGATGTGAAAAATTATAACGATAAGAAATTTGATGTGGCAATATTGGATGAAGCGCAAAATATAAAAAATGTATCTTCTCTTGTAAAAAAAGCGACAAGTAAGTTAAAAAGCACTGTAAACTTTGCTTTGACAGGGACTCCAATTGAAAACAGCATTATGGAACTTTGGTCGATTTTTGACTTTATTTTGCCTGGTTATCTTGATAACATAACAAAATTTAGAAAAAAATATAAAAATTCATTAAATAATCCAGATTCAAAAAAAATATTTAATTTGAAAAATATCGTTTCTCCATTTATTCTGCGAAGAACAAAAAGTGAAGTGCTGACAGAATTGCCTGAAAAAGTTGAAAATAATATGATTGTAGAATTGAGCAAAGAGCAGAAAAAGCTGTATATGGCTTATGTTAAAAGGGCGAAGAAGGAGCTTAGGGGATTTGACAAGGAGGAAAATAACAATCTAAAAGTTTTGGCAATTTTGACAAAATTACGGCAAATTTGCAATTCTCCACAATTATTTGATGAGAATTATACTGGCGAAGTTGCTAAAATTGAATTATTGAGGGAAATGATACCAGATATTTTAGAAAATGGTCATAGAATGATTATTTTTTCACAATTTTTAGGAACATTGGAGGAAATAAAGGAGGAATTGGAAGAGGAAAACGTAGAATATTTTTACATTGATGGAAGTGTAAAGTCCAAAGAACGAATGGAAATTTCTAAAAAATTCAATTCAGGTGAAGGGCAAGTTGTTTTAATTTCCCTGAAGGCTGGAGGAACAGGATTAAATCTAACTGGAGCAGATGTCGTAATCCACTATGATCCGTGGTGGAATTTTGCTGTGGAAAATCAGGCAAGCGATAGAGCCCACAGAATTGGTCAGAAAAAGAGTGTTCAAGTTATTAAGCTTATAACTGAAGGAACAATTGAGGAAAAAATAATAAAAATTCAGGAGAATAAGCGGGCTTTGAGTGAAAATATCTTAGGGAAAGATAGCGGAAATAATAAGGATTCAAAAGAAATTTTTGAGATGGATGAGAAGGAATTGATGGAGCTTTTGAGTTTTGAGAAATAA